In Pirellulaceae bacterium, the sequence TGGGGGTCGGTTTGGCCGATGACTTGACCGCCTTCGATTCCACCGCCAGCAAAGGCGATCGAAAAACCATGTGGCCAATGGTCTCGACCACCGGCCGGATTGATCTGCGGTGTCCGGCCAAATTCGCCTCCGCAGATGATCATGGTTTGGTCGAGTAACGATCGTTTTTTGAGATGTCGGATCAAGGCGGAAAAGGCGGGGTCCAATGTCTTGACTCGCTCTGTTTGTAGCTCATGATTCGCGACGTGACTGTCCCATCCGCTGAGCGTGACTTCGATACAACGAACGCCAACTTCGATCAATCGGGCGGCGACCAAGCATCCGCGTCCGAATGACGAGTCTCCGAATTCGGCGACATCGGCCGTCGGAACGTCTTTCAAATTGAACGCTGCAAGCTGCTCGGAGTTCATCATTCGAACGGCCTGATCGATCGTCTTTCGGTGTAATGTGCGGCTATTTTCTAAATCTGGGATACGATCTTGAGCGAATTGGCGATCAACAATGCCCAGGTTTTTCAGCCGTTTGGCAAAGCGTTCATTCGAGATGAACGTTCGCATGTCTGGAAGCGCTTGTTGGGGATCGCCGAGTCGGAAAGCGTCATATTGTTCGCCCAGATAGCCTCCTCGTCCGGACCATGCGTCGGGCAAGATCGAAATGTGTCGCGGAATCTCAGCCATTCCCTGCGGAAGTTGGTGGCACAGGACGGCGCCAATCGACGGATGCAGCAAGGTTGGATCGGGACGATAGCCGGTCTTGAGATTATAGGCAGCCCGTTCATGGTCGCCTTCGCGGCTAACCACCGAGCGAACAATGGCGATGTGTTCCATTTGCTCGGCCGTTTGTTCGAGACCGTTGGCGATTTGAAGGCCTTTCACAGCGGTCTTGATGGCGCCCGTTCCGCCAGCAATTTTTTGGTTGGGGTGTGGGTCGAAAGTTTCTAATTGACTCGGTCCCCCAGCAAGCCACAGCAGGATGATCGACTTCGCTTGGGCGTGCCGATCGCTGAAAGGTTGATTTGCTAGTATTTCGGCCACGGGAGTTAACCAGCCGAAACTGGTTGCGCCGGCAAGCTTCAAGAGGGTACGACGGGTGCTATGAGTGTGGCTGCCGCAATGGTGTTGACGAGACATGGTGGGTTGTCTCCAAGACTTGATATTGTGAGGCGACAACTAATGGTTCCAGGAAAATTCGGCACTGTTAAAGAGAGTCCAGTATAAATCTTCGAGGGGCTGTCGCCGGGCTGGCGGGTTCGTTTGTTGCATTTGGTCTAGGAAGTGACGTTTTTCCGTAAGCGAAGGATGACGCGTCAGAATTGCCAAGTAGGCTGACTCAATCGCACGTTCGTCATCTTGAGCCAATGCTGCAATTCGCGTCGCGGCGTTACCGATCAAGTCGTCCTTGGTTCGTTCTGAAATGAGCTGACCATTCATCATGAGCAATCGTTGGGGAATGGTTCCACCTCGATTGCCGAATTCATCTTCACCCCGATCTCCGTATCTTTCGATAAATTCCGCTTCGCTTTGGTAATGCATTAGACGCACAAGAATATGTGACT encodes:
- a CDS encoding DUF1501 domain-containing protein — protein: MSRQHHCGSHTHSTRRTLLKLAGATSFGWLTPVAEILANQPFSDRHAQAKSIILLWLAGGPSQLETFDPHPNQKIAGGTGAIKTAVKGLQIANGLEQTAEQMEHIAIVRSVVSREGDHERAAYNLKTGYRPDPTLLHPSIGAVLCHQLPQGMAEIPRHISILPDAWSGRGGYLGEQYDAFRLGDPQQALPDMRTFISNERFAKRLKNLGIVDRQFAQDRIPDLENSRTLHRKTIDQAVRMMNSEQLAAFNLKDVPTADVAEFGDSSFGRGCLVAARLIEVGVRCIEVTLSGWDSHVANHELQTERVKTLDPAFSALIRHLKKRSLLDQTMIICGGEFGRTPQINPAGGRDHWPHGFSIAFAGGGIEGGQVIGQTDPHGDRVKYEAGIPIADLHATVLEALGVKHDLELQTPIGRPLKLTEGRPLAGLCQTGTKG